One stretch of Rosistilla oblonga DNA includes these proteins:
- a CDS encoding alpha/beta hydrolase, translated as MRRFQRLSLSIGLPLLLLVLVPMTASCQQIPPTHRDLAYDDQHASQRLDVYLAKSETPVPAMVYIHGGGWRGGSKNRLPQWLSNAVAQGWLSVVSVEYRFTDVAPHPAQTDDCLRAIQFVRSNAAAWNIDPDRIGVTGGSAGGHLSLWVALHDDVADAQATDPIKKQSSRVACAVSFAGPTDWSLLSDIEHKHPAYRQLLGYQPGTAVAEMDADKMKDVSPISFVSSDDPPIMQVHGDADDIVPIKHARRMDKQLQEAGVTAALVVVPGANHGVAGAGGDAGKRASEFVRETIGKK; from the coding sequence ATGCGTCGATTCCAGAGACTCTCGCTGTCGATTGGTTTACCGTTGTTGCTGTTGGTTCTCGTGCCGATGACGGCCAGTTGCCAGCAGATTCCGCCGACGCATCGCGATCTCGCCTACGACGACCAGCACGCGTCGCAGCGGTTGGATGTCTATCTGGCGAAGTCGGAAACGCCGGTCCCGGCGATGGTCTACATCCATGGCGGCGGTTGGCGGGGAGGTTCGAAGAATCGCTTGCCTCAATGGCTCAGTAACGCAGTCGCGCAGGGTTGGCTCTCAGTCGTCTCGGTCGAATACCGATTCACCGACGTCGCGCCCCATCCGGCCCAGACCGACGACTGCTTGCGAGCGATTCAGTTTGTCCGTAGCAACGCCGCAGCGTGGAACATCGATCCCGATCGGATCGGCGTGACCGGCGGATCGGCTGGCGGACACCTTTCGCTGTGGGTTGCATTGCACGACGATGTGGCCGATGCCCAGGCGACCGATCCGATTAAAAAACAGTCGTCACGCGTGGCGTGCGCTGTCAGTTTTGCTGGCCCCACCGATTGGTCGCTGTTGTCCGATATCGAACACAAACATCCCGCCTACCGACAATTGCTGGGCTATCAACCGGGAACGGCGGTTGCCGAAATGGATGCCGACAAAATGAAAGACGTCTCGCCGATCAGCTTTGTCAGCAGCGACGATCCGCCGATCATGCAGGTCCACGGCGATGCGGACGATATCGTGCCGATCAAACATGCCCGGCGGATGGACAAACAATTACAAGAAGCAGGTGTCACAGCGGCACTTGTTGTGGTGCCGGGAGCCAATCATGGAGTTGCGGGAGCCGGTGGAGATGCTGGCAAGCGAGCCTCCGAATTCGTACGTGAAACAATAGGGAAGAAGTAG
- a CDS encoding DUF1295 domain-containing protein, which produces MLNVMLASAAAIACLMLAIWLLSLWKRDASIVDIGWGIGFVLVAWTAYWIADRDSAYWLLPVLTTLWGVRLSGYLFWRNHGQPEDYRYREMRAKWGSAFAWISLLTVFGLQGVVMFVVALPIQIGTALADRNLVWLKVVGVIVWAAGLCFESVGDWQLARFKAAPGNKGKVLDSGLWRYTRHPNYFGDFLVWWGLFLVSLSLTAAWWTIIAPLLMSLLLMRVSGVTLLETKLSTSKPGYAEYVARTNAFFPGPVKTTASV; this is translated from the coding sequence TTGTTAAACGTCATGCTCGCCAGTGCCGCCGCGATCGCCTGTCTGATGCTCGCGATCTGGTTGCTGAGTCTGTGGAAACGCGATGCCAGCATCGTCGATATCGGCTGGGGGATCGGCTTTGTGCTGGTCGCATGGACGGCGTATTGGATCGCCGATCGCGATTCGGCCTATTGGTTGTTGCCCGTGCTGACAACGCTGTGGGGCGTGCGGCTCAGCGGCTACTTGTTCTGGCGTAATCATGGTCAACCCGAAGATTATCGCTATCGGGAGATGCGGGCGAAGTGGGGATCGGCCTTTGCGTGGATCAGTCTGCTGACAGTCTTTGGATTGCAGGGCGTGGTGATGTTTGTCGTTGCGCTGCCGATTCAGATCGGAACGGCGTTGGCTGACCGCAATCTGGTCTGGCTGAAAGTTGTTGGCGTGATCGTTTGGGCTGCGGGGCTGTGCTTCGAATCGGTAGGCGATTGGCAGTTGGCTCGTTTTAAAGCCGCCCCGGGCAACAAGGGAAAAGTGCTCGACAGCGGCTTGTGGCGGTACACGCGGCACCCCAACTATTTCGGCGACTTCCTGGTTTGGTGGGGCTTGTTTCTGGTCAGCCTCTCTCTGACCGCCGCTTGGTGGACGATCATCGCTCCGCTATTGATGTCGCTGCTGCTGATGCGTGTCTCGGGCGTGACTTTGCTGGAGACGAAGTTGTCGACGTCGAAGCCGGGCTACGCAGAATACGTCGCCCGAACGAATGCCTTCTTCCCCGGCCCCGTGAAGACCACCGCCAGCGTTTAG